In Methanomassiliicoccales archaeon, the following are encoded in one genomic region:
- a CDS encoding glycosyltransferase 87 family protein translates to MVDGSLRLMWKRATSFLLPFKGIVIIALIGLAIRFLIAPFTSWTYDMYPYYSAMVDSLSGLGVYGHVMYSYPPLFMVITYPFTLLLSLFQDPSTFVMFQPSMVGVAQSTKMLVPYVTSPSFNLAIKTPMIIGDLLAGLFIYAIVRDLSNQVWAKRAFILWFLNPLVILTGSIMGQFDVLPALMTLIAIYFAIKEKYLFVGLALGLGTLLKIYPAFLFFFYITMIVLLNREKTIPWITRRGRRQLLELVAGGAICLLTILPFFITSGRFTEVILRRTDYQQFGGFSIWSIWNVVIPGTSPDTTFPDLHLTTLIYVAILVASVLWAFWVVREKERNGPDFKKRMIKGHILFVATILVLQPLTNPQHLIWLLPLLLLFIPGDRRMELRFMVLSIIGALFLFSLQSFYALLYPLASYIGLVDIATLNQNIFLYYNSTNPLSHNYVLGIVVFSAMFCLYTIFLPPKFDPMTYLLRKRTTEESP, encoded by the coding sequence ATGGTTGATGGTTCATTAAGGCTGATGTGGAAAAGAGCAACGTCGTTCCTCCTTCCATTCAAAGGAATTGTAATCATCGCGTTGATAGGACTGGCAATCCGCTTTCTCATAGCCCCTTTCACTTCATGGACATACGATATGTATCCATATTATTCCGCCATGGTAGATTCTCTGTCAGGCTTGGGCGTTTATGGGCATGTCATGTACTCATATCCCCCGCTCTTTATGGTCATCACTTATCCATTCACTCTTCTGTTATCGTTGTTCCAGGACCCATCAACCTTCGTCATGTTTCAACCTTCCATGGTGGGAGTGGCGCAGAGCACGAAAATGCTGGTGCCCTATGTAACTAGCCCATCATTCAATCTGGCGATCAAAACACCTATGATCATCGGGGACCTGTTGGCCGGCCTTTTTATCTATGCTATCGTTCGGGACCTGTCCAACCAAGTATGGGCAAAAAGGGCGTTCATCCTGTGGTTCCTGAACCCTTTGGTCATACTGACGGGCTCCATTATGGGCCAGTTCGATGTGCTTCCAGCCTTGATGACCCTTATTGCCATTTATTTTGCCATTAAAGAAAAATATCTCTTTGTCGGTCTTGCACTGGGCTTGGGTACCCTCCTAAAGATATATCCAGCGTTCCTATTCTTTTTCTATATAACGATGATCGTTCTCCTAAACAGGGAGAAAACGATACCTTGGATCACCAGAAGAGGAAGGAGGCAATTACTTGAGCTAGTAGCTGGAGGAGCGATTTGCCTGCTGACCATTCTCCCTTTTTTCATCACATCAGGAAGATTCACGGAGGTCATCCTAAGAAGGACGGACTACCAGCAATTTGGGGGATTCAGTATTTGGTCGATATGGAACGTTGTCATTCCGGGGACAAGCCCGGACACGACCTTTCCAGATCTTCACTTAACCACCCTGATCTACGTAGCGATTCTAGTAGCGTCCGTCCTCTGGGCTTTTTGGGTGGTAAGGGAGAAGGAGAGGAACGGACCAGATTTCAAGAAGCGGATGATAAAAGGCCACATCCTTTTCGTGGCGACCATTTTGGTCTTGCAGCCGCTTACCAACCCACAACACTTGATATGGCTCCTTCCACTCTTGCTGCTGTTCATACCCGGGGATCGCCGCATGGAGTTGAGATTCATGGTTCTTTCGATCATTGGAGCCCTATTCTTATTCTCTCTGCAGTCATTCTATGCCCTACTCTATCCCCTGGCCAGTTATATCGGTTTGGTGGATATTGCTACTTTGAACCAGAACATCTTCCTTTACTACAATTCTACGAACCCGTTGAGCCACAACTATGTTCTGGGGATCGTTGTTTTCTCAGCCATGTTCTGTCTCTACACCATTTTCCTTCCGCCAAAATTTGATCCGATGACCTATCTGTTGAGAAAAAGAACGACGGAGGAAAGCCCATGA
- a CDS encoding class I SAM-dependent methyltransferase, whose amino-acid sequence MSSSFQKETFEKVDVKNRKERSDIVIENIIQGFVKKSSVHQFKMLDVGCGGGQLLENFCRKDNIEVHGIDISQEALRVSKNKGYCSVECDLEADNMPYPDSFFDVVVMNDLIEHIINPDRMLREARRVIKPEGSIIVCTPNVSHPVSWAMQIVLDLPPMQSARYKSVHVRDFTLRILNKTLELNGLSVSKAQGTFIYPIENRISYYIATRIPRLSERLIVISKKGENPKNEVKDIYFDVQELLKAG is encoded by the coding sequence ATGAGTTCATCTTTTCAGAAAGAGACCTTCGAAAAGGTCGATGTCAAAAATAGAAAGGAGCGATCGGACATAGTAATTGAGAACATAATCCAAGGGTTCGTAAAGAAGAGCTCAGTTCATCAGTTTAAAATGCTAGATGTTGGTTGCGGTGGCGGCCAGCTCCTGGAAAACTTCTGCAGGAAGGACAATATCGAAGTGCATGGTATCGATATCTCGCAAGAAGCCTTAAGAGTCTCCAAAAATAAAGGCTATTGCTCCGTCGAGTGCGACCTCGAAGCTGATAATATGCCTTATCCAGACTCATTTTTCGATGTCGTCGTAATGAATGATCTGATAGAGCATATAATAAATCCTGATCGAATGTTGAGGGAGGCAAGAAGGGTCATAAAACCGGAGGGGAGCATCATCGTTTGCACACCAAATGTTTCCCATCCAGTATCATGGGCCATGCAGATAGTTCTAGACCTGCCACCGATGCAATCTGCGAGGTACAAATCGGTACACGTGCGCGATTTCACCCTTCGAATCTTGAATAAGACCCTGGAACTCAATGGACTATCCGTGTCTAAAGCACAGGGGACTTTCATCTACCCAATTGAGAATAGGATCAGCTATTACATAGCGACAAGGATTCCCAGATTGTCCGAAAGGCTTATTGTGATCTCGAAGAAAGGGGAGAATCCCAAGAACGAGGTCAAGGACATCTATTTTGACGTCCAGGAACTCTTGAAAGCGGGTTGA
- a CDS encoding NAD-dependent epimerase/dehydratase family protein has product MNTSQRNMIVQDLEAVTSSGTDLLDPLRNETLLITGGTGFVGTWLSELVIHLNDQHDFRTKLELLATNTGSFRKNVPHIANRDDVHLIERDIRNLTDIPSDVTYIIHAAATPDRRAHASDPLRTVQTIVDGTDSLLEYASRLSDARKILNLSSGLIYGTQPWETTGISESMMGGIDCGAFGSAYAESKRMAEVICSIYRNQHRLPIVTARPFAFIGPYQSLDRPWAINNFIRDGLLGGPIRILGDGRTVRSYMYPSDMAWWLLNILVRGEVGQSYNVGSPDPISLQDLALKIASNFPLPPKIISGLSRGSEEQASKFVPNVDLVRRKMQLGISVDLDTAINRTIRWNQIH; this is encoded by the coding sequence ATGAATACCTCTCAGCGTAACATGATCGTTCAAGACCTGGAGGCAGTCACGTCTTCTGGAACGGATCTGCTGGACCCATTGAGGAACGAAACCCTGCTCATAACCGGGGGAACCGGTTTCGTCGGGACCTGGCTGTCCGAGCTGGTCATCCATCTCAACGATCAGCATGATTTCAGGACAAAACTGGAGCTATTGGCCACCAACACTGGTAGTTTCAGAAAGAACGTTCCGCACATCGCGAACCGCGACGATGTGCATCTGATCGAGAGGGACATAAGGAACCTGACCGACATCCCGTCGGACGTCACCTACATCATCCACGCCGCGGCCACCCCCGACAGGAGAGCCCATGCATCGGATCCCCTCAGGACCGTCCAGACAATTGTGGACGGGACCGATTCGCTTCTTGAATATGCTTCAAGGCTATCGGACGCTAGGAAGATCCTGAACCTGAGCTCGGGATTGATCTACGGAACCCAACCCTGGGAAACGACAGGAATATCGGAGAGCATGATGGGGGGTATCGATTGCGGAGCCTTTGGCTCGGCCTATGCGGAATCGAAGAGAATGGCGGAGGTCATCTGTTCCATCTACCGGAATCAGCATCGGCTGCCGATCGTAACCGCCCGTCCGTTTGCCTTCATCGGCCCGTACCAGTCTTTGGACAGACCGTGGGCGATCAACAATTTCATCAGGGACGGTCTGCTTGGCGGACCCATCCGGATCCTGGGGGACGGGAGGACCGTCAGAAGCTACATGTACCCCTCAGATATGGCCTGGTGGCTCCTGAACATCTTGGTCAGGGGAGAGGTAGGCCAGAGCTACAACGTTGGCAGCCCCGATCCGATATCCTTACAGGACCTGGCCCTGAAGATCGCATCCAATTTTCCGCTGCCGCCGAAGATAATCAGCGGTTTGTCCAGAGGCTCGGAGGAGCAGGCTTCGAAGTTCGTACCCAATGTCGACCTGGTCCGGAGGAAGATGCAACTCGGGATCAGTGTTGACCTAGATACTGCCATCAACCGGACAATAAGGTGGAACCAGATCCATTGA
- the dmpG gene encoding 4-hydroxy-2-oxovalerate aldolase translates to MSRITVHDVTLRDGNHAVAHQLSVEQIMSYAKAANAAGVPIVEVGHGNGLGASSLQVGLSAIDDERMLTAAKSCLTTSKLAIHDMPGFATIKRDLGKSLELGVDVVRVASHCTEADITQRHISFVREKGKEAIGALMMSHMASPDVLVVEAQKMESYGAEGVVIYDSAGAYLPAQVKERIALLVGKLNIPVGFHAHNNLGMGIANAMAAVEAGATIIDGAARGFGAGAGNAQIEVAVAVLEKSGYSTGIDLYKLLDAADVAEKDLMKEIPRIRSLSVVSGMAGVFSGFSKPVERISKEYQVDPRDVFFELGRRQVVGGQEDIIIEVAAELASKGRGAR, encoded by the coding sequence ATGTCAAGAATCACCGTACATGATGTGACGCTAAGGGATGGTAACCATGCGGTAGCCCACCAACTGTCGGTGGAGCAAATAATGTCATACGCCAAGGCCGCTAACGCGGCTGGGGTTCCCATAGTGGAGGTCGGACACGGGAACGGCCTGGGGGCATCATCTCTGCAGGTTGGATTAAGCGCGATTGATGACGAGAGGATGCTGACAGCGGCGAAATCATGCCTGACCACGTCGAAACTTGCCATTCACGACATGCCCGGATTTGCCACCATCAAGAGGGACCTAGGGAAATCACTGGAGTTGGGTGTGGATGTGGTACGGGTTGCGTCACACTGCACCGAGGCCGACATCACCCAAAGGCACATTAGTTTCGTTAGGGAAAAGGGGAAAGAGGCCATCGGAGCCCTGATGATGAGCCATATGGCCTCCCCTGATGTTCTGGTGGTGGAAGCGCAGAAGATGGAGTCCTATGGAGCTGAAGGGGTTGTCATCTATGATTCCGCCGGCGCCTATCTTCCTGCGCAGGTGAAGGAGCGGATCGCTCTCCTGGTGGGAAAATTGAACATTCCTGTGGGATTCCATGCCCACAATAACCTGGGCATGGGAATCGCGAACGCGATGGCGGCGGTCGAGGCCGGTGCCACCATCATCGACGGGGCCGCGCGAGGTTTCGGGGCCGGTGCCGGCAATGCCCAGATCGAGGTGGCGGTGGCAGTGCTGGAAAAATCAGGATATTCCACCGGCATCGATCTCTATAAATTGCTGGATGCCGCCGATGTGGCTGAGAAGGACCTGATGAAGGAGATACCGAGGATCAGGTCCTTGAGCGTCGTCAGTGGAATGGCCGGTGTCTTTTCAGGGTTCTCTAAGCCGGTGGAGAGGATCTCCAAGGAGTATCAAGTTGACCCCCGTGACGTCTTCTTTGAACTAGGCAGGAGGCAAGTGGTCGGAGGCCAGGAAGATATTATCATCGAGGTGGCGGCGGAACTTGCGTCCAAGGGAAGGGGAGCCCGATGA
- a CDS encoding acetaldehyde dehydrogenase (acetylating) has product MITNKVKVAILGSGNIGTDLLVKTMRSPYIECSLFIGRHLGTPGMNKANSLGVKVSDLSIDAIERNPDICDLVFDATSALDHSKHWPILKKLDKKVIDMTPSGIGEMCVPAINLEECLDYDNINMITCGGQASIPLANVVGRTQEDVEYIEVVSSIASRSAGPATRQNLDEYVDTTERGLRKFSHCENVKAILILNPANPSIDMQTTVFAKVKRPNMELLKQEVDAMVKRIQNYVPGYSLLVAPTIEANRVVVMVRVRGMGDYLPKYAGNMDIINCAGISMAERFAKQIIMNK; this is encoded by the coding sequence ATGATCACCAATAAGGTCAAGGTAGCGATCCTGGGTAGCGGCAACATCGGAACGGACCTGCTGGTCAAGACGATGAGATCCCCCTACATCGAGTGTTCACTATTCATCGGACGCCATCTCGGAACCCCAGGCATGAACAAGGCAAATAGCCTGGGTGTAAAGGTGTCCGATCTGAGCATCGACGCGATCGAAAGAAACCCGGACATCTGCGATCTGGTCTTTGACGCGACCTCGGCCTTGGACCACAGCAAACATTGGCCGATCCTGAAGAAGCTTGACAAGAAGGTCATCGACATGACCCCTTCAGGCATCGGTGAGATGTGCGTTCCGGCAATCAATCTGGAGGAGTGTCTCGATTATGATAACATCAACATGATCACCTGCGGAGGGCAGGCATCGATACCTCTGGCAAACGTGGTTGGAAGAACCCAGGAGGATGTCGAGTATATTGAGGTGGTCTCGAGCATCGCCTCAAGAAGTGCCGGTCCGGCCACAAGACAGAACCTGGACGAATACGTGGACACCACCGAAAGAGGATTGAGGAAGTTCTCTCATTGCGAGAATGTCAAGGCCATACTGATCCTGAACCCAGCCAACCCATCGATCGATATGCAAACGACTGTCTTCGCAAAGGTGAAACGGCCTAACATGGAACTTCTGAAGCAGGAGGTCGATGCCATGGTAAAGAGGATACAGAACTATGTTCCAGGATACAGTCTGCTGGTCGCGCCGACAATCGAGGCGAACCGGGTGGTGGTCATGGTAAGGGTCAGGGGAATGGGAGACTACCTTCCGAAATATGCGGGGAACATGGACATAATCAACTGTGCTGGGATTTCCATGGCAGAACGCTTCGCCAAACAAATCATAATGAACAAATAA
- a CDS encoding thiamine pyrophosphate-binding protein, protein MKIRVADYITHRLYDAGGDCVFLITGGMIMHLTDALLQHGKQRYVCCHHEQAAVMAADAYGRSTGKLGVAYVTAGPGALNTLTGVVGAYVDSAPCIIVSGQSKVSQAKVTGPRQFALQGFNTLPIFKNVTKYAVMLDDLSRVKYEVEKCIFLAKEARVGPVWIECPIDIQGASFDPDDQEGYVPPLSVRDGPSLDEQVKLVAEDIKNSKRPCLLVGAGIRLADALEEFHSFVDHVKIPVMTSRLGMDLIDHNDPCFVGRPGTYGDRPSNFTIQNSDLFISVGCRLAIGLVSYDYQDFAKHAKKIVVDIDEEELKKPSVIPDVAILADAKEFFVKLNKALEGFTFPYVEWTKQTQEWKRTYPVDLPEYLNEREGINSYHFYRVLSKKAPGDALFLVDTGSCFHAYAQAFEVKYGQRHLITGGLSTMGYMPGSIGMASAFPSRDIYCISGDGSLQMNIQELQTIVHNKLPIKLIVLNNNGYLLIRLTQNNFQGGRHIGTDKDNGVSFPDLSKLAEAYGMKYMRIESTEGLESSIMPIFTEEGPMICEVMNPPNQILIPRIASKKMDDGSMKSMPYDDMFPFLPREEYLACNVRSGCK, encoded by the coding sequence ATGAAAATCCGTGTAGCTGACTATATCACTCATCGTCTGTATGATGCCGGAGGAGATTGTGTCTTCCTGATAACCGGAGGCATGATCATGCATCTGACGGATGCCCTCCTGCAACACGGAAAACAGAGATATGTATGTTGTCACCATGAACAGGCAGCGGTTATGGCGGCAGACGCATATGGGCGCTCCACGGGAAAATTGGGAGTGGCCTATGTCACCGCCGGACCTGGAGCTTTGAACACCCTGACCGGAGTGGTGGGAGCGTATGTGGATTCGGCACCGTGCATAATTGTTTCCGGCCAATCCAAGGTCTCTCAGGCCAAGGTCACAGGGCCCAGACAGTTCGCACTTCAAGGTTTCAACACCCTTCCGATATTCAAGAACGTCACCAAATATGCGGTCATGCTTGATGACCTCTCCAGGGTCAAGTATGAGGTGGAGAAATGCATCTTCCTCGCGAAGGAGGCCAGGGTCGGACCGGTCTGGATAGAATGTCCGATCGATATTCAGGGAGCAAGCTTTGATCCTGACGATCAAGAAGGATATGTGCCTCCATTATCGGTACGAGACGGACCGAGCCTTGATGAACAGGTCAAATTGGTCGCCGAGGATATCAAGAACAGCAAAAGGCCATGCCTGTTGGTGGGAGCTGGAATCCGATTGGCGGATGCGCTCGAAGAGTTCCATTCATTTGTCGACCATGTGAAGATACCGGTCATGACATCAAGGTTGGGAATGGACCTCATCGACCACAATGACCCGTGCTTCGTTGGCCGGCCAGGGACATATGGGGATCGCCCCAGCAATTTCACGATCCAGAACTCCGACCTATTTATCAGCGTCGGCTGCAGACTAGCCATAGGTCTGGTCAGTTATGACTATCAGGATTTCGCAAAACATGCGAAGAAGATCGTTGTCGATATCGACGAGGAGGAACTGAAAAAGCCTTCTGTGATTCCAGATGTCGCCATCCTAGCCGATGCCAAAGAATTCTTCGTCAAATTGAACAAGGCTCTTGAAGGTTTCACGTTCCCCTATGTGGAGTGGACCAAGCAGACCCAGGAATGGAAACGGACCTATCCGGTTGACCTGCCTGAATACCTGAACGAGAGGGAGGGGATCAATTCCTATCATTTCTACCGCGTGCTTTCCAAAAAGGCGCCAGGGGATGCTTTGTTCCTTGTCGATACCGGCTCATGCTTCCATGCCTATGCTCAGGCCTTCGAGGTGAAGTACGGGCAAAGACATCTGATAACCGGAGGCCTTTCAACGATGGGCTATATGCCTGGGTCGATCGGGATGGCCTCGGCTTTCCCAAGCCGGGATATTTATTGCATATCGGGTGATGGATCCCTCCAGATGAACATCCAGGAATTGCAGACCATAGTCCACAATAAACTTCCTATTAAATTGATTGTACTTAATAATAACGGATATCTGCTGATCCGGCTCACGCAGAACAACTTCCAGGGAGGTCGGCACATCGGAACGGATAAGGACAACGGGGTGAGTTTCCCTGACCTTTCAAAGCTGGCAGAAGCCTACGGAATGAAGTATATGCGGATCGAAAGCACTGAAGGTCTCGAATCGTCCATAATGCCAATATTCACCGAGGAGGGACCCATGATCTGTGAAGTGATGAACCCGCCAAACCAGATCCTAATCCCAAGGATCGCTTCGAAGAAAATGGATGATGGAAGCATGAAGTCGATGCCGTATGATGACATGTTCCCGTTCCTCCCCAGGGAAGAGTATCTGGCCTGCAACGTTCGCAGCGGATGCAAGTAA
- a CDS encoding NAD-dependent epimerase/dehydratase family protein has translation MKVFVTGGRGFIGRNLVEKLPTDMEICAPTSKELDLLDQAAVEGYINSHDFDIVIHTATWNSTANSKKDTHLVLEKNLLMFFNLTRLSDRFGKMIYLGSGAEYDRRYYLPSMKEEYFDRHIPVDQYGLSKYIMAKTIDSLDNIIDLRVFGCFGPYEDWEIRFISNAMCKALFGLPISIRKNVFFDYIWVDDLVRMIGEASRNKMKHRHYNACTGRTVDLITLARMVREISGTNLDIDVQQEGQQLEYSGDNSRIMQELKDFHFTPLNDSIGSLFRFYAQNLGMIDRNLLLVDKH, from the coding sequence ATGAAGGTGTTCGTCACCGGAGGCCGTGGATTCATCGGGAGGAATCTGGTTGAGAAGCTCCCCACTGACATGGAGATATGTGCTCCGACCAGTAAAGAGTTGGACCTACTGGATCAGGCAGCGGTGGAGGGATACATCAATTCCCATGATTTCGACATTGTGATCCATACCGCCACCTGGAATTCAACCGCCAACTCCAAGAAAGACACCCACCTGGTGCTAGAGAAAAACCTGTTGATGTTCTTTAATCTGACCAGACTGAGCGACAGATTCGGGAAGATGATCTACTTGGGGTCGGGAGCAGAGTACGACAGGCGTTACTATCTGCCCTCCATGAAGGAGGAATATTTCGATCGGCACATCCCAGTAGATCAATATGGGTTATCCAAATATATAATGGCCAAGACTATTGATTCGTTGGACAACATCATAGATTTGCGGGTCTTCGGTTGTTTTGGACCCTACGAGGATTGGGAGATACGCTTCATCTCGAACGCGATGTGCAAGGCGCTATTCGGTTTACCGATCAGCATAAGGAAGAATGTTTTCTTCGACTACATATGGGTGGACGATCTGGTTCGCATGATCGGAGAGGCCAGCAGGAACAAGATGAAACACCGTCACTATAACGCTTGCACCGGAAGAACGGTGGACCTCATCACTTTGGCGAGGATGGTGAGGGAGATATCAGGAACGAACCTAGATATCGATGTCCAACAGGAGGGTCAGCAATTGGAGTACAGCGGCGATAACTCCCGGATAATGCAGGAATTGAAGGACTTCCATTTCACCCCTCTGAACGATTCGATCGGATCGCTGTTCAGATTCTACGCACAGAATCTCGGAATGATCGACCGGAACCTGCTGCTCGTCGACAAACATTGA
- the rfbF gene encoding glucose-1-phosphate cytidylyltransferase, with product MKVVILAGGFGTRLSEETVDRPKPMVEIGGMPIIWHIMKHYSFYGFNDFVICLGYKGYMIKEYFANYFIHMSDVTVDLKNNKIEVHSAHAEPWKVTMVDTGTETMTGGRLKRVQEYVGEDTFMMTYGDGVSDLNLKSLVKFHKSKKVKATLTAVKPTGKWGQLDIGQKDIVESFVEKPKGDGSYINGGFFVLEPEVFDFIKGDSTIWERDPLEGLAKGQKLAAYKYDGFWYAMDTLRDKMYLENQWASGQAPWKSW from the coding sequence ATGAAGGTAGTCATCCTGGCTGGAGGCTTTGGCACTAGATTGAGCGAGGAGACGGTCGACCGCCCCAAACCGATGGTCGAGATTGGGGGTATGCCGATAATTTGGCATATCATGAAGCATTACTCGTTCTACGGTTTCAATGATTTTGTGATCTGCTTAGGATACAAAGGTTACATGATCAAGGAGTATTTTGCCAATTATTTCATCCATATGTCCGATGTGACCGTGGACCTGAAGAACAACAAGATCGAGGTCCACAGCGCCCACGCCGAGCCCTGGAAGGTGACCATGGTCGATACGGGGACGGAGACCATGACCGGTGGAAGATTAAAAAGGGTGCAGGAGTACGTTGGTGAAGACACCTTCATGATGACCTATGGGGACGGGGTCAGTGATCTCAACCTCAAATCACTGGTCAAGTTCCACAAATCAAAGAAGGTCAAGGCAACGCTCACGGCGGTCAAACCTACCGGAAAGTGGGGCCAACTTGACATAGGCCAAAAGGACATAGTCGAATCCTTTGTGGAGAAGCCTAAAGGGGATGGGAGCTACATCAACGGTGGTTTCTTCGTTCTAGAACCGGAGGTCTTCGATTTCATCAAGGGTGATTCCACGATATGGGAGCGGGATCCCCTGGAAGGTCTGGCCAAAGGTCAAAAACTGGCCGCATACAAATATGACGGTTTCTGGTATGCCATGGATACCCTGAGGGATAAGATGTATCTTGAGAACCAGTGGGCCTCCGGTCAGGCACCGTGGAAATCTTGGTGA
- the rfbG gene encoding CDP-glucose 4,6-dehydratase: MASQDLSFYRGKRIFLTGHTGFKGGWLASWLNKLGATVHGFSQSPGTEPSFFVSAHIEEQIESEIGDIRDLSGLKRSMKKFEPDLVFHLAAQPLVRLSYERPVETFETNVMGTVNVLEALRECPGTKACVMITSDKCYQNNEWVYSYRENDPMGGHDPYSASKGAAEIVIGSYRSAFFAKAAKEGIGCGVASARAGNVIGGGDWALDRIVPDSMRSLKASKPIVVRSPSAVRPWQHVMEPLYGYLCLGRSLANSPGDFDSAWNFGPASSNVDVASLTEMIIKEWGSGKWIDTSNPLDRHEAHFLRLDSTKSYSLLGWQGILDVAEAVALSVEWYKAYYAEEDMSARTEDQISEYMEKVDLHSKGMG; encoded by the coding sequence TTGGCATCGCAGGATCTTTCATTTTACAGGGGCAAACGTATCTTCCTAACTGGCCATACCGGGTTCAAGGGTGGATGGCTCGCTTCCTGGCTGAACAAGCTGGGAGCCACGGTCCATGGGTTTTCACAGTCCCCCGGTACTGAACCGAGTTTCTTCGTTTCTGCCCACATCGAGGAGCAGATAGAAAGCGAGATCGGGGACATCCGCGACCTTTCGGGCCTGAAACGGTCTATGAAGAAGTTCGAACCGGACCTGGTCTTCCACCTTGCCGCCCAACCCTTGGTCCGGCTTTCATATGAGAGGCCGGTCGAGACCTTCGAAACCAACGTAATGGGAACGGTCAACGTCTTGGAGGCCTTGAGGGAATGTCCCGGAACCAAAGCCTGTGTGATGATAACCAGTGATAAATGCTACCAGAATAACGAGTGGGTCTATTCGTATAGGGAAAACGACCCCATGGGGGGCCATGACCCGTACAGCGCCAGCAAAGGGGCGGCGGAGATCGTCATCGGCTCATACCGTTCCGCGTTCTTCGCCAAAGCCGCCAAGGAAGGCATCGGATGCGGCGTGGCCAGTGCCCGGGCCGGTAATGTCATCGGCGGAGGGGACTGGGCCCTCGACCGGATCGTTCCGGACAGCATGAGGAGCCTAAAGGCCTCCAAGCCCATCGTGGTCAGAAGTCCATCGGCGGTACGCCCTTGGCAGCATGTAATGGAGCCCTTGTACGGCTATCTGTGCCTAGGCCGGTCGCTGGCGAACTCGCCAGGCGATTTCGATTCGGCATGGAACTTCGGCCCGGCATCCAGCAACGTCGACGTAGCTTCCCTGACAGAGATGATAATAAAGGAATGGGGATCAGGGAAATGGATAGACACATCAAATCCATTGGACCGACATGAGGCCCATTTCCTGCGCCTGGACAGCACGAAGTCCTATAGCCTTCTCGGGTGGCAGGGCATACTGGATGTAGCGGAGGCGGTAGCGTTAAGCGTCGAGTGGTACAAAGCTTACTACGCTGAAGAGGACATGTCCGCAAGGACGGAAGACCAGATCTCAGAATATATGGAGAAGGTGGATTTGCATTCGAAGGGCATGGGGTGA